In Corylus avellana chromosome ca8, CavTom2PMs-1.0, the genomic stretch GCCAACATGATAACCAGAAAATAAGAAGCTCCAAAACTTACAGGTAGAACCTTCACAGCGTATTTTGTAACATTTGGATCAGCAACCCTTCCCTGGTTAGAAGCCTGCACCAGACAGATGAATAATACAAAGTTTCTGCAGGCTATtaagaaacaaaaccaaataattTGACTGGAAAGCTTAGCCCAGTCATCTTCAATCAGCCAAATACTATACTCCAGAATCAAATTCAAGAACAAATATgcaaaattcaataaagaatCAGGCATATGCACACAAATTAAAGGAAAGCCCAGATGGCTAATAACAAAGAGCAAAGGTTTAATACtacgaaaaaacaaaaaccaaaacctaTAACCAGAATGGCCTCAATGAAAGAGTCATTGTTTTGAACCTATCTTTGAAACTAACCCATGAAGTCCTTGTCCCACATAAACTCATCAGAGCTCAGAAGGTCCTCTTCACCACCCCAATACTTTCTAAGCTTCAACGTGGTCGGTGGGCCACAATACTCACCCGAAGCCACTCCAATGGACCATTTGAGGGGCTTGTTCTTGGGCAGGATGACTTTGTGGTCTGTCTTGGGTTCGGCACAGGTGTGGTTGGAGGGTCCTAATAGATGGGTGTGGCTGCAGAGGTCACTGAGATATAGCTCAGAACCATCATTGCTCGTGACGATGATAACTTCGTTCCAGGCAAGAGGCTCTATGAATGTGGCATTTCACGGTGAGAGACGGAGACGAAGGAAACAGGAACatagagagatgagagagaaacaattaaacaaaatcaaaagagaagCTACAGTTCTTCTTTAGAGATAGGCAAGAACTGTAGCAAAATCTTGATTTGAAGAACTTCCAAGACAATCCGCGGGAGTGGAGTTTTGGGCCTTTATTAGCTAAACTTTAAAGAACTTGGGTTTTAAAGCATCTGTGGGAGATGTTCTTAGGAAAGGTCAGGGGTGTGAGCTATCTCTCGTCATCATTGGGCAGCGTAGTCATGCCTTAGATAACTGGCAGCAGCTTTCcttagatttttcttaaatttaggaaaccaaactactttttgattccctatTCAAATAAACTACTTTCTTCTTTCCTTACTCAAGCTAAGTTTTAATGCTTTCAATAATAAACAATGACCCAGCatcaaaaatccaaattttaatGGGCTAAAagtccaaaatttccaaaaaggCCAATTAAATCCATTTTTAGGCCCATTTGGACTCATTCACAAATCCAATCCTAAATGGGCCAAAAATCCATTTACTAAGCTCATTGATAGATCCTCACATGATTATAGGCCTTGGCCCAAAGATTTGGCCCCTAACTAATTTCCAAATTTGGTAAGCTCAATTATCAAGAGTTTAATCCAACTTCGCCTTAACTAGTCCCCTTTTCTCTAAGCGTAAATTGAGGTATTACAGTCTGCATCAGAAAAATCACATGCAATCTGTCACTACTGCCTAAACATGATTTATGTAACATAATACCaataaaatgaaatcaaaagaataataaaatcctATTACTTCCTTTTCACAGGAGGATAATCTGAAAGAGATAGAGCCACTCCCACCCCTCCCGGACgcatgaaaattaaaaaaaaaaaccccaaaatgtGAGTAGCCTTTTCTATGACCTAACAGGCAATATCTTcaatggaataaaaaaaatggcaatcCATATTGAAGTAGGTGCTGGCTTGTATCATGTGGTAGATATTTGCATTGTCTAtacattgaaaacaaaaattgatctACTTCCACTGGTTAATTATAATGATGAGGGCACTAGTTTAATGTGGTGACAACAATACCAGAAGGAACAAatataggagaaaaaaaaaagagatattcTAACCTGTTCTGGACTATGAAAAATTTCGATAAATGGATATTCCTTCCTCTGCCGTGTTATGCAGAACCCAGGATATTTTGGACACTCGACCTGGAAACACGAGCACAAGAACCAAAACCAATGGAACCAAATGTTATTAAAGCAAAGGGAAGCTAACAATCATaagaatattaaattttttttctttccaaaaagcccaaaaggaAGTGTTATAGATATTGAAATCAACCATACATTAAACATGTGGCCTTTAATGCATGAGTCAGATGCCAATAGGATTGCTATTTGGCAGCAGCAGAGTTTAACATTTCATCTATCCAGAATACGTGATGCGACTATACAGTTAAGATGAAATTTTATAATAGCAAAATTATGATAGAGCATCATTCACATGTAACTTACACGCATAAATTTAACATGTGGATAAAACTCAGCAGAAGCTTCCTCCAGTACTCTGTCAAGGTGTTTTGTGTAATTACCCCTGCATCATCCCTAGTAAGTGGTTAAGGCATAGAGTGAAATGATGAAGAGATACCAAAAGCACTCCAACTGACCTGATCGTAAAGGCAACAACTACAGGATGACCTTCATGAAGCAGCTGAACGAACTCACGTTCTGATGTAAAATGAATAACCCGTGATGGTCCGAGATCCTTTGGATAACCAGTATAAAACCTTAAATGTTCACAAAGTATCAAGTTAGATAAGGAGAAAGAGGGTGTGCTTTCATGACACACTACACAAAGATGAGTGCTGTAAGAAAATGTGTGAGGAAAGCCCATATGACAGTATTAGGGGCACCTCACCACAACAATCCAGCTCTCATATACATTTAGCACTTATTTCACTTCAGTAATCCTAAAAAGTtcatataaaacaaaaggtcatttaaaatttatgaTGCTCATACTTTCCACAATAACAACAGagatatatgattatataattagAAATGTGATACACATACTTGGATGTTGCACAGAGATGGTTGATCATTCGATCAAAAAATGAAGGATCTCCCATTTCATATATCGATGCGCCCTACGCCCTTCAATATCCTGCAATTTAAAGTCATTGTATATGTGAGTAAGTGCCACAACTGGTCCATAGGAATTGCTAACACACTAAAAACACAAGCCATGCTCCCATACTAGTAGTGCGTTAAGATCATGAAATCTAATTCTTAAATACCAATCCCAGAACAGTAATAGATGCATACACAAATTTAACTTGCGCTCAACATTGCCAATCCAATAGAGAAAATAAGCTTTCAAGACACATATAATATTCTGCATTAAAGATTAGAGTCCTTCTGATGTAGGACAAAGGCTGTGATACAAAATTTAACACAGGACTTTCTAAAAAGcaatttattttagggttttagaaTAGTATAGGAatcccaaggggttggcccatgtggtggaggccttggtcttgaggtatcatccccttcaaggtccaaggttcaacacctcattgggtgcaaacaatccttTGGGGCCACACTCCCTGGTGAAAAGCtagcgatttaaccagttccgtgtaGAGAAACTTCTAAGGGTGCGGTACACGGGaccggggtttactctgcagAGGTAGGTCCGAAGGGCCCTACCTTGGAGAGATTCCCcgatatcaaaaaaaagaatagtatAGGTACGTAAAGCTAACTTTTTAGGGTCTCTAGTAAGTAAAGAAAGTAATTTGGTTTGGAAGCAAACCAAGGAAGAAAAACGCAAGTCTCTGGTTTGCAGCTAAGGCCCGCCAAAAATAACATGAGAACAGCGCTTTGATACTTTAGAGATGTTAAGAAGTTATTTGATGGATGGGTTTTTTTGGGcttctaaaatagaaaataggaCCTAATAGATCAAAACAACCGTCCACTCTAGAAATCTAAGAATAACATACATATCCTGACCCTAAAactgaataaaaaaagaatcaaacaaaTCCAGCTTCTTGCCACTTACATCACCTTCATAGACAAAATAATGGACCGTTCAAACCATTTGACTGGCTGAATTTCTAGAGCACTCTTCCAAATAATTATaatgattagttttttttttcttttacaagtaATTGAATTTCTTTAAAAGCGGAAAGGGATGCAACCCAAGTAGGAAGcatacaagaaaaacacctaaTCCAATGGTAAAGggttttgaaagaaaaggtCTTTAATTCCGCCACTGTCCTCTCATAAGCTTCAAAACTCCGATTATTAcattctctccaaatacaccatacTAAGTAAGACGGGAATCATCTTTCACATTGCTATACTATGATGTCTACTAAACTgccctctccaacaagcaaagAGATCCCCATTTGTTTAGGCATGAGCCactcaatctcaaaaaaaaaaaaaaaaaaaaggtattccTTAAGGCATTAGCCATCTTGcaatagagaaaaagaaggcAAATGGTTTCCCACTATTCTTACACATGAAAcaccaatctttttttttttgataagtaaattgaatatatcaaaaaaagagcaatgcgcctctaagtacacaatagaggatacataggtagcccaaatAAACCCAATAAACAGACCCCAAAGAAACCCAACCCAACTATAACCACAACCAAACGAAAAACCAAAGcaagaacccaaaaaacccaaacactGAAGCCCACAAACCCACCACCAGCCCTAAAAAGATACCATAACCCTAATGCACCTCAGGAGGAAAGGAGAATGCATTTTTGGTCCCAACACAACCCCGACGGCGATAGTACCGCTTCGGAGAAAGTCTCTCACATGAAACACCAATCTACCACTATGATATGCCGCTTCCTTAAATTATTCCTAGTGAGAATCTTTTCTAAAGTGGCCGTCCAAGCAAAGAGATCCTCCTCTCAGATCTGGTTTTCTGCTCTTGCTCTCTTTGCTTTCTGCATCTTAATTCCTAAGGACCCAATAACCGCATCAAAACGCCACCCTCCCCACATGCTACCAAATTCCACAACATTCTCCACGGAGCCTCCCTCTTCGTACATTCCACAACCACTTTCTCAAAAGAGCTTAGTTAAACAATAGCATATTTCTAACCCCCAAGCCACCTGAGGATATTGGAGTACAAATATTTGACTAACTTACTAGATGGAATTTAAATTTATCATCAATTCCGCCCCACAACAAATCCCACTGAAGTTTCAAAATACGATTAGCAACACCAACAGGGATGTGGAACAAGGACAAATAATTAGTAGGCATGTGGCAAAGAGTGCTTTTAATCAAAGTGATCGATCCTATCACCCTTAAACAAATAGTCACTTCCAACCAACCAAGTGATGGTTCTTATTTCAACTTTATCCAAAAAgaaccaaaatatttttactttcttaACTAGAAgggagtttttcttttttaaagtcaaCGATCATtctaatatcaatttcaaatagaCATCCCAGTAAGACTTTTACCATAAGAGCAGAATCCCCAACTTTCATGGCATAATATAAAAGAACCCACTTAACTCATCAGCAAAAAGAAACATAACTGCCCAAGAAGATAAGATGGTAACATGATCCCATTGCTTTCAACTTATTTCTCCATTCCCCAATTTCCGCACAATTTAGTTTGACACTTTATTGAACAAGTTCACATCAGACCACTGTGGCAAAGTAAATGCActctatatatacacacattgaAAGAAACTTTTACCCGAAACTTTCTATCAAACACGTGCAATGCTTcttgcaaaaaaatttcaaacggAAACAAACTACACAAGGAGTGGTCCTAAGAATTGTACGTATGACATTGTGCCTAGATAtatgttttcaaaacatttttcccCATTATCTAAAACTCCaaataacacaaacaaacaaataaagaaaaaagatttcagGGAAATGATTTCTCATGAGCACCCAAACAAATAATTTTGGCGCGCTCAAATTATAGAATGATTGGTTGGTGAGACAATGAAGGAAATGGAAAGATAGGTGTTAGAAACCCTGAAATTAGTATTACTATTATTAAGCTAATACATCCTTTTTCTATTAGgtcataccttttttttttctctgatttccGTTAATAAGAACTACATTTCTTACAATCTGGTATCAGAGCAGTTCTTGTTTGGGGTGTATTTCTATAAGGTAGAGTGAGTCATCGTTGCGAGTGGGTTACCTGTGCCGAGGATGTGCAAAAGCGAGGCTTTCTCTCCAACGTGAATTTGGTAACGGCGCTCCTCCGTGGTCTGGCGCGATGAATGGCGGTTGATGAAGGTGA encodes the following:
- the LOC132189655 gene encoding uncharacterized protein LOC132189655 — translated: MGDPSFFDRMINHLCATSKFYTGYPKDLGPSRVIHFTSEREFVQLLHEGHPVVVAFTIRGNYTKHLDRVLEEASAEFYPHVKFMRVECPKYPGFCITRQRKEYPFIEIFHSPEQASNQGRVADPNVTKYAVKVLPFTYDQSAYGFREFFKRHGIQASQAK